Within the Magnetococcus sp. PR-3 genome, the region ATATCACAGGGTCGGGGACCAAATGGCCCGACCGTCCACCCAGGGAACTCACCCCCCTCACCAGCATGAAATAAGCATTGAGCAGGCACCACACATACTCAGCATGCAGGCTTTAGCAGGCACCGGTATTTGCATACCACAAACAACCCAAACCACCGAGGCGCTCGACTTGCGTGACACTATTAACAAGGGGAAATGGTCTAAAAGACAAAGACCCAAGGCACAGACTGGCCGGTGTCATACCATGCCCTACAGGAGAAAACACCACCGAGCAGAACAGAAAGCAGACCAAAAAGGATCCAGGGCTGGTGCGCACCAGCCCTGGCCTAAATGGTTATTCTTCACCTGAGGTGGCGATACCAAACAGGATATTAAAGAGATGGTCACCAATTTTGTTGGCCGAGGCCTTGGTGTCTTGCGGCATATCAGGGAAGTAGACCATGGCAAAAGAAGGCTTATAGGTTACAGCCCAAATCTGCCCGGTCTGCTGATCTTCATAGAGCACCACTTTACAGGGCAAAAAGGCGCCAAAGGCTGGCTGATCACGGATGATCTGCTCACCGACCGTTAGGTTACAGATATGGTAGATGTCATAAGCCGGAAAGGGCTTACCACTACGTGCCGCAATGGCCTTACCCAAGGTCTGTTTGGCGACAATATTCAAATTGTGCTCTGCCAAACCGGACTCCAGGTCAAAGACCACATCATCCATGCTGTACTCCTTAGGCATAGGGATTTGCAAAACAGGACCCCGGTGGATCACCCCTGGCACCTCATCAAACTGGCGTAAAGCACGGGAGGCCTCAACCGCAGGTGAACCATAGCCCATGGGAATTTGTACCTTGGACTTAGGCTGCTGCATGGGCATACCACCGGGCATGGGGGGCATACCAGGCATCTGCATGTTTGGCATTTGCATGTTCGGCATCTGCATATTTGGCATTTGCATGTTCGGCATAGCCATGCCAGGCATCTGCATATTGGGGTGTACTTGGGGTGATTCATCGGCCTGGGCAGTCCCTAAGGTCATCAGACCTGCTAAAACCACCAAACCTTGCATGAAACCGCGCATCAACATGGTAAAAACTCCATCATTGGTCCGCTAGCGCCACCCCCCATGGTGTGTGCGGATCGACCCTAACTTTAAAGAGTCTGTGGACCGTATTAATCCTTAAAAGCCGGTGAGGACCCCCCCACCGGCCTAAATCATTCCCCAACAATCAGGGTCGGAAACCTGGAACGTTCATAGGCAACCCATTGGACTGGGAAGCCAAGTAGAGCTCCAAATTAACATAGTAGTCATCCCCGTAGCCCTTAGGCTGGGAGCGAACATTTTTGTTGCAGGTACGCAAACGACGCTGCATAGAGGCTGGCTTACCCCACTTCAAGCGGTAGGTAGGCCAGTGGTCAATAGAACCAGAACCAATGGTGGCACCCGCTGCGTTACGGCGCTCACGCTCAGGACCTTCGGGCAGCTCGGCCACCAGCTTTTCCATCTCGTTCATGCCGATATTGTTGGGGGCCGACATGTACTCAGCACGGATGTTGGTACCTGCGGCAACTTCATGGCAGTGAACACATGCCACATCAAAGTGACCAATGCGCTGGTGGTAGGCTTTTTTACCCATCTCCACAAACTTGGCCACGGGGCCATCGGTTTTAACATTCAACGGCATACCGTTGGAGAGTGCTTTGATGTAGGTAACCAGTAGAACCTGCTCAGGCTTTTCCCATTTCAGCGGCTTTTGGCCCATCTGCTCGGTCAAGCAGGTGTTGATCTGGTGTTGTAGAAGCTTAGGCTTACCCATCTTCTCATCATACTTAGGATAGGTTGCCCCAACCCCTTTCAGAGCCTCACCATTTTCACCATGGCAGGTGGAACAGCTCTTATCACCACGCATTTTGTTGAAGTAGACCATGCCATCTTCAATGGCACCTTCAGTGGGTGGAAAGTCAGCCATTTCGCGGAATTTATCCGAGTATTTGTACAGGCCTTGATCGATCTCAGGATCATAACCCTCAATATCCATCGCCCAAGCAGAACCTGCCAACAGCATGGCCCCAAGTAGACTACCAACGGCCCCCACACTCTTAAATGTAGTCATCACTATCCCCCTCACTTCACTTTAACTTTGACGCTCTTGGTGTAAACACCGCCCTTGTTATCTTTCCAGGTCATGGTGAGATCACCAGGCGCATCTACCTTTAGATAAAAGGAGACAAAGGGATCACGAGAGATAGCCGCACCCCACACTGCACTAAAGACCTGCTGACCATTAAAGGTAGCGGTCACATCTTCCACATAATGGGCGGGGATTTTCTGCCCAGTTTTTTTGTTCTTACGGTTGCCGGTCTCCATAGGATGGCGCACCATCGCTTTAACCAATACCACATCCCCGGTTTTGATCTTACGGGGCACCTTGATTTTTGCTTTACCAATTCCAGCCATGTTTTTTACCTCTTTACCTATCACTTAAACATCAAGGGTGGAGATCAGCCGCCGCAACCACCAATGGTGACCTTAACCTCTTTAGAGGCACCGATCATCTTACC harbors:
- a CDS encoding DUF302 domain-containing protein → MLMRGFMQGLVVLAGLMTLGTAQADESPQVHPNMQMPGMAMPNMQMPNMQMPNMQMPNMQMPGMPPMPGGMPMQQPKSKVQIPMGYGSPAVEASRALRQFDEVPGVIHRGPVLQIPMPKEYSMDDVVFDLESGLAEHNLNIVAKQTLGKAIAARSGKPFPAYDIYHICNLTVGEQIIRDQPAFGAFLPCKVVLYEDQQTGQIWAVTYKPSFAMVYFPDMPQDTKASANKIGDHLFNILFGIATSGEE
- the soxA gene encoding sulfur oxidation c-type cytochrome SoxA, translating into MTTFKSVGAVGSLLGAMLLAGSAWAMDIEGYDPEIDQGLYKYSDKFREMADFPPTEGAIEDGMVYFNKMRGDKSCSTCHGENGEALKGVGATYPKYDEKMGKPKLLQHQINTCLTEQMGQKPLKWEKPEQVLLVTYIKALSNGMPLNVKTDGPVAKFVEMGKKAYHQRIGHFDVACVHCHEVAAGTNIRAEYMSAPNNIGMNEMEKLVAELPEGPERERRNAAGATIGSGSIDHWPTYRLKWGKPASMQRRLRTCNKNVRSQPKGYGDDYYVNLELYLASQSNGLPMNVPGFRP
- the soxZ gene encoding thiosulfate oxidation carrier complex protein SoxZ, producing MAGIGKAKIKVPRKIKTGDVVLVKAMVRHPMETGNRKNKKTGQKIPAHYVEDVTATFNGQQVFSAVWGAAISRDPFVSFYLKVDAPGDLTMTWKDNKGGVYTKSVKVKVK